In Agromyces sp. G08B096, a genomic segment contains:
- a CDS encoding DUF3618 domain-containing protein has translation MSNPDEIRDDIERTRAELGQDVDALADKVNPGKAAARQGRRVREAMTSLKDRVMGAASDAADSTQGALHHAGDAVAHAPAKLASGTRGNPIAVGLIAFGAGLLAASLIPSSRPEQRAAEKVKDAAEPMVDQVKDAVGESAEHLREPAAEAVEHVKERAADAVGAVKAEAGGQSGDGSGGSQTGGGQTTGGSGVPTPPTVPPTGAAPVGTQPQAPMGTGGPQTGTLPGQQPLP, from the coding sequence AGACGACATCGAGCGCACGCGGGCCGAGCTCGGCCAGGACGTCGACGCGCTCGCCGACAAGGTCAACCCCGGCAAGGCCGCGGCCCGCCAGGGCCGCCGGGTCAGGGAGGCGATGACCTCGCTGAAGGATCGCGTCATGGGCGCGGCATCCGATGCCGCCGACTCGACGCAGGGCGCATTGCACCACGCGGGCGACGCCGTCGCGCATGCGCCGGCGAAGCTGGCGTCGGGCACGCGCGGCAATCCGATCGCCGTGGGGCTGATCGCGTTCGGCGCGGGCCTGCTGGCGGCGTCGCTGATCCCGAGCTCCCGCCCGGAGCAGCGCGCGGCCGAGAAGGTGAAGGATGCCGCGGAGCCCATGGTCGACCAGGTGAAAGACGCGGTCGGCGAGTCGGCCGAACACCTCCGTGAACCGGCCGCCGAAGCGGTGGAGCACGTGAAGGAGCGTGCAGCGGACGCGGTCGGCGCGGTGAAGGCGGAGGCCGGCGGCCAGTCGGGCGACGGGTCGGGCGGAAGCCAGACCGGCGGCGGCCAGACGACCGGCGGATCCGGTGTGCCGACGCCGCCGACCGTGCCGCCGACCGGTGCGGCCCCCGTGGGGACGCAGCCGCAGGCACCGATGGGCACCGGCGGACCGCAGACCGGGACGCTGCCCGGCCAGCAGCCGCTGCCGTGA
- a CDS encoding dihydrofolate reductase family protein: MSLIRIQNFSISLDGFGTGEGLTFEEPFGHAGERLHEWMFATRFGRGMFGGGDGSDGVDNAFAQRHDTLDIGAEIMGRGKFGPQTGPWTDLGQDDEWRGWWGDEPPFHTPVFVLTHHPRPSIEMAGGTVFHFVDASPEEALALAREAAGGRDIRLGGGATSIREFFAAGLVDVAHLVVVPIVLGRGVRLWDGLEGLEADYEIEQVSSPSGVVHLGLTRRAAGVTE; this comes from the coding sequence ATGTCTCTCATCCGCATCCAGAACTTCTCCATCTCCCTCGACGGCTTCGGCACGGGCGAGGGGCTCACCTTCGAGGAGCCGTTCGGGCACGCGGGGGAGCGGCTCCACGAGTGGATGTTCGCCACGCGCTTCGGACGCGGCATGTTCGGCGGCGGCGACGGTTCCGACGGCGTCGACAACGCGTTCGCCCAGCGCCACGACACCCTCGACATCGGGGCCGAGATCATGGGCCGCGGCAAGTTCGGCCCGCAGACCGGGCCCTGGACCGACCTCGGTCAGGACGACGAATGGCGCGGCTGGTGGGGCGACGAGCCGCCCTTCCACACACCGGTGTTCGTGCTCACCCACCACCCGCGGCCCTCCATCGAGATGGCCGGAGGCACCGTCTTCCACTTCGTCGACGCGTCACCCGAGGAAGCCCTCGCGCTCGCCCGCGAGGCCGCCGGCGGGCGGGACATCCGACTCGGCGGCGGCGCGACCAGCATCCGCGAGTTCTTCGCGGCCGGACTCGTCGACGTCGCCCACCTCGTCGTCGTGCCGATCGTGCTCGGTCGCGGCGTGCGCCTGTGGGACGGACTCGAGGGCCTCGAGGCGGACTACGAGATCGAGCAGGTGTCCTCGCCGAGCGGCGTCGTCCACCTCGGCCTCACCCGCCGCGCCGCGGGCGTGACGGAGTAG
- a CDS encoding anaerobic C4-dicarboxylate transporter family protein yields MDIVLVILQACVVIGAIVLGVRTGGIGLGLWGVVGTAILVFVFQLPPGAVPIDAFFIIIAVITASSAMQAAGGIDYLVGIASKIIQRNPKRLTYVAPIVAFVFTVLSGTSNIFFALIPVIYETAYRNGQRPERALAASTVTSGLGITASPVSAAMAAYLVLMEGTGYGLPQILLITIPSALVACIATAVVQQRIGRDLLDDPVFLKRVENGTVEVPAALSARYAAMTAGGTAVAAPAAETVAVSGDAAVTTSPPPPPAAATRRGRTAAARNQDVAVIEHPVPPGGATAAWIFVAGTMLIVLLGLFPALRPAFPTEEGEVEPIPMATVIEMVMFTAALVIILVRRVKPSAVVEQPLLKAGFVAAVALFGIAWMADTFISANEETIIEPLGAMIEANPLLLAFALFLVCGLTTSQSATTNTMIPIALAAGLAPGVITAMWPSLIGVWLFPANGSQIAAVETDRTGSTKLTQIPVWHSFTIPMLVSWVAVVLSGLLIQLVVPA; encoded by the coding sequence ATGGACATCGTTCTGGTCATCCTGCAGGCCTGCGTCGTGATCGGCGCCATCGTTCTCGGTGTCCGAACCGGCGGAATCGGGCTCGGATTGTGGGGAGTCGTCGGCACGGCAATCCTCGTGTTCGTCTTCCAGTTGCCGCCCGGCGCGGTCCCGATCGATGCGTTCTTCATCATCATCGCCGTGATCACCGCGTCATCGGCGATGCAGGCCGCCGGCGGCATCGACTACCTGGTCGGCATCGCCTCGAAGATCATCCAGCGCAACCCGAAGCGGCTGACCTACGTGGCGCCGATCGTCGCGTTCGTCTTCACGGTGCTGTCCGGCACGTCGAACATCTTCTTCGCCCTCATCCCGGTCATCTACGAGACGGCGTACCGCAACGGGCAACGGCCCGAGCGGGCGTTGGCGGCCTCGACCGTCACCTCTGGTCTCGGCATCACCGCGAGCCCCGTCTCTGCGGCGATGGCTGCCTACCTCGTCCTCATGGAGGGCACCGGCTACGGGCTGCCGCAGATCCTGCTGATCACCATTCCCTCCGCCCTCGTCGCCTGCATCGCCACCGCGGTGGTGCAGCAGCGCATCGGCCGAGACCTCCTCGACGACCCGGTCTTCCTGAAGCGCGTCGAGAACGGCACCGTCGAGGTGCCGGCCGCACTCAGCGCGCGGTACGCGGCGATGACGGCAGGCGGAACGGCGGTCGCAGCGCCCGCTGCGGAGACCGTCGCCGTCTCCGGCGACGCGGCGGTCACGACATCGCCGCCCCCGCCGCCGGCCGCGGCGACCCGACGCGGACGGACGGCGGCCGCGCGGAACCAGGACGTCGCGGTGATCGAGCACCCCGTTCCTCCGGGCGGCGCCACCGCCGCCTGGATCTTCGTCGCCGGCACGATGTTGATCGTCCTGCTCGGACTCTTCCCCGCCCTTCGTCCCGCCTTCCCGACCGAAGAGGGCGAGGTCGAGCCGATCCCGATGGCGACCGTCATCGAGATGGTCATGTTCACCGCGGCGCTCGTGATCATCCTCGTACGAAGGGTCAAGCCCAGCGCGGTCGTCGAGCAGCCCCTGCTCAAGGCGGGCTTCGTAGCGGCCGTCGCCCTCTTCGGCATCGCCTGGATGGCCGACACGTTCATCTCGGCGAACGAGGAGACGATCATCGAGCCGCTCGGCGCGATGATCGAGGCGAACCCCCTGCTGCTCGCGTTCGCGCTCTTCCTCGTCTGCGGCCTGACGACCAGCCAGTCCGCGACGACGAACACCATGATCCCGATCGCCCTCGCGGCCGGGCTCGCGCCGGGAGTCATCACCGCCATGTGGCCGTCGCTCATCGGCGTCTGGCTGTTCCCGGCGAACGGGTCGCAGATCGCGGCCGTCGAGACCGACCGCACCGGATCCACCAAGCTCACGCAGATCCCCGTGTGGCACTCGTTCACCATCCCGATGCTCGTGTCGTGGGTGGCGGTGGTGCTCTCGGGCCTGCTCATCCAACTCGTCGTCCCGGCCTGA
- a CDS encoding dihydrofolate reductase family protein, translated as MGKVAWGFTSSIDGFIAGPGHDMSWLSAGDALAEGTTERLAARVGVIISGRVGYDAALAQRGERDELTSEAYGGAWSGTEIVLTHRPEELAGDASVIALDCDVVEAVRRAKELAGDLDVQIISADIARQALEHDLLDELQVFVAPVFLGDGTRIFDVPGGRRIDWELDEIFTESPRSFGRTYRPKGRPRGGARGAAES; from the coding sequence ATGGGCAAGGTCGCCTGGGGATTCACCTCCTCGATCGACGGCTTCATCGCCGGCCCCGGCCACGACATGAGCTGGCTCTCGGCGGGCGACGCGCTCGCCGAGGGCACCACCGAACGGCTGGCCGCCCGCGTCGGCGTCATCATCTCCGGCCGAGTCGGCTACGACGCCGCGCTCGCCCAGCGCGGAGAACGCGACGAGCTCACCTCCGAGGCCTACGGCGGCGCCTGGTCCGGCACCGAGATCGTGCTCACCCACCGTCCGGAGGAGCTCGCGGGGGATGCATCCGTCATCGCGCTCGACTGCGACGTCGTCGAAGCGGTGCGCCGCGCCAAGGAGCTCGCGGGCGATCTCGACGTGCAGATCATCAGCGCCGACATCGCCCGGCAGGCGCTCGAGCACGACCTCCTCGACGAGCTGCAGGTGTTCGTCGCACCGGTGTTCCTCGGGGACGGGACCCGCATCTTCGACGTACCCGGCGGCCGGCGCATCGACTGGGAGCTCGACGAGATCTTCACCGAGAGTCCCCGGAGCTTCGGCCGGACCTATCGGCCCAAGGGCCGACCGCGCGGTGGAGCGCGGGGCGCAGCGGAGAGCTGA
- a CDS encoding VanZ family protein has protein sequence MGIRARHAAVWAGFALAVLLQLVVLYLPSAPEGPGIPGTDKAVHAAIFLLPALLGTLAGIPALALAGVLAAHAVLSEAVQHLVLPDRSGDVWDVVADITGILIGSAIAWALLRRRARRGGAPSSAA, from the coding sequence ATGGGAATTCGGGCGCGTCACGCCGCGGTCTGGGCGGGGTTCGCGCTGGCGGTGCTCCTGCAGCTCGTCGTGCTCTACCTGCCCTCCGCCCCGGAGGGCCCAGGTATCCCCGGCACCGACAAGGCCGTGCACGCGGCGATCTTCCTCCTGCCGGCGCTGCTCGGCACGCTCGCCGGCATCCCGGCGCTCGCCCTCGCCGGCGTGCTGGCCGCCCACGCCGTGCTCTCCGAGGCGGTGCAGCACCTGGTGCTCCCGGATCGGTCCGGCGACGTATGGGACGTCGTGGCCGACATCACCGGCATCCTCATCGGCTCGGCCATCGCCTGGGCGCTTCTGCGCCGTCGTGCGCGACGGGGCGGGGCCCCGTCGTCGGCCGCGTGA
- a CDS encoding SDR family NAD(P)-dependent oxidoreductase yields MRERADVVVITGASSGIGRAAAHAFARRGARLVLAARGPEALEQAAAECRSAGARVLAVPTDVGDERQVQALAAAALAEFGRIDVWVGAAAVMSYGGIEETPLELFRAVMQTNYWGQVHGARAVLPTFRHQGRGTLVLIGSVYGKVASAYVAPYVSSKFALRGLAAVLRQELVGVRGIRVALVLPATVDTPIYQRAANVTGRRVHPLPPAITPERVARVIVRVAGRPRPETTVGLGQRVAVPLAVLWPSGYARLMRRVMDTAALRRGRRAVPSTDGAALGPQPGTERVTGGWRSTPARVVATLAGAALVGGLGAGARRRRARNDRAAHPRRGRRPG; encoded by the coding sequence ATGCGTGAGCGGGCGGACGTCGTCGTCATCACCGGAGCCTCGAGCGGCATCGGCCGGGCCGCGGCCCACGCGTTCGCCCGCCGGGGCGCTCGTCTGGTGCTCGCCGCACGCGGCCCCGAGGCCCTCGAGCAGGCCGCGGCCGAGTGCCGGTCGGCGGGTGCTCGCGTGCTCGCAGTGCCGACCGACGTGGGCGACGAACGGCAGGTGCAGGCGCTCGCCGCCGCCGCACTCGCGGAGTTCGGCCGCATCGACGTGTGGGTCGGTGCCGCGGCCGTCATGAGCTACGGCGGCATCGAGGAGACCCCGCTCGAGCTGTTCCGCGCGGTGATGCAGACGAACTACTGGGGACAGGTGCACGGCGCCCGCGCGGTGCTGCCGACCTTCCGGCATCAGGGCCGAGGCACGCTGGTGCTCATCGGCTCGGTCTACGGCAAGGTCGCGTCGGCCTACGTCGCGCCGTACGTCTCGAGCAAGTTCGCCCTGCGCGGCCTCGCGGCGGTGCTCCGGCAGGAGCTCGTCGGCGTGCGAGGCATCCGGGTGGCACTCGTGCTGCCCGCGACGGTGGACACGCCGATCTACCAGCGCGCGGCGAATGTGACGGGCAGGCGCGTGCACCCGCTGCCGCCGGCGATCACGCCCGAGCGCGTGGCGCGGGTCATCGTGCGCGTCGCCGGGCGCCCGCGACCGGAGACCACGGTGGGGCTCGGCCAGCGGGTGGCCGTGCCGCTCGCCGTGCTGTGGCCGAGCGGGTACGCCCGGCTCATGCGCCGGGTCATGGACACGGCGGCGCTCCGGCGCGGGCGCCGGGCGGTTCCGAGTACCGACGGCGCGGCGCTCGGCCCGCAGCCAGGGACGGAGCGGGTCACCGGCGGATGGCGTTCGACCCCGGCGCGCGTGGTCGCGACACTGGCGGGCGCCGCGCTGGTGGGCGGGCTCGGCGCCGGCGCGAGGCGTCGCCGAGCGCGCAACGACCGAGCAGCGCATCCACGGCGCGGCCGACGACCAGGATGA
- a CDS encoding helix-turn-helix domain-containing protein produces MDSAPRSGCAINAAVEVLGDPWSMLVLRDIMFGDRRHFRELLAGSEEGIASNILANRLKRLVDGGLLTRDDARRGQRAAYSLTEAGIQVLPIMVALGTWGLAHRGGERRLRVRAELLRDGGPQLVEAMMDELREAHLGIPRPDPAAPRPSELLAAAYEDAMRETG; encoded by the coding sequence ATGGACTCCGCCCCGCGCTCCGGCTGTGCGATCAACGCCGCCGTCGAGGTGCTCGGCGACCCGTGGTCGATGCTCGTGCTGCGCGACATCATGTTCGGCGACCGCCGCCACTTCCGCGAGCTCCTCGCCGGCTCGGAGGAGGGCATCGCGTCCAATATCCTCGCCAACCGGCTGAAGCGCCTCGTCGACGGCGGACTGCTCACTCGCGACGACGCCCGCCGCGGTCAGCGCGCCGCGTACTCCCTCACCGAGGCCGGCATCCAGGTGCTGCCCATCATGGTCGCGCTCGGAACATGGGGTCTCGCCCACCGAGGCGGCGAGCGTCGCCTCCGGGTCCGCGCCGAGCTCCTGCGCGACGGCGGCCCGCAGCTCGTCGAGGCGATGATGGACGAGCTCCGCGAGGCGCACCTCGGCATCCCGCGCCCCGACCCAGCCGCACCCCGTCCGAGCGAGCTCCTCGCAGCCGCCTACGAGGACGCCATGCGCGAGACGGGCTGA
- a CDS encoding DUF2231 domain-containing protein: MTANAPSSPRHGEPASAVPPGTEAMHRAKHPRAVVAGPYGHPFHPILVTIPIGCWVASFVFDIVSWFSDDPGAFTSGAKLLIAIGLVGAVLAAVFGLLDLSMIQGGTRARATALLHLTLNLVVVALFLGSLIGRFAVGSDVSVMGVVLSVVGLLVLGVSGWLGGKLAYRYGVRVADEGVQSEGYA; this comes from the coding sequence ATGACCGCGAACGCACCATCCTCCCCTCGCCACGGCGAACCCGCGAGCGCCGTCCCACCCGGCACCGAGGCGATGCACCGGGCGAAGCATCCCCGCGCCGTCGTCGCCGGGCCCTACGGTCACCCGTTCCACCCCATCCTCGTGACGATCCCCATCGGATGCTGGGTCGCGAGCTTCGTCTTCGACATCGTGTCCTGGTTCTCCGACGACCCCGGGGCGTTCACGTCGGGCGCGAAGCTGCTGATCGCGATCGGACTCGTCGGCGCCGTGCTCGCCGCCGTGTTCGGGCTGCTCGACCTCTCGATGATCCAGGGCGGCACTCGGGCGCGTGCGACAGCACTGCTGCACCTCACACTGAACCTGGTCGTCGTGGCGCTCTTCCTCGGCAGTCTCATCGGCCGCTTCGCCGTGGGCTCCGACGTGAGTGTGATGGGCGTCGTCCTGAGCGTCGTCGGTCTCCTGGTGCTGGGAGTGTCCGGATGGCTCGGCGGCAAGCTGGCCTACCGGTACGGCGTGCGTGTGGCCGACGAGGGCGTGCAGTCCGAGGGCTACGCCTGA
- a CDS encoding APC family permease — MADRPAGASTTPDAPPRKHMTVLQATFIGVGSMVGAGIFALLGAAGAVAGSAVWLSFLIAGIIAGLQGYSFAKLGAAYPSGGGILTFLSRGFGEGHLAGIGSWLFFVAGAIVVAMIASSFGGYASSIVADGDATWAKILAVALIVVMSGLNTIGSTAVARVQSVIVVVVLAILVLFAAVTIANLDPALLAPAGYPDPRQIISSVALTFFAFLGFGVITFTAKDLAKPARELPIAIYSALAVATAVYVAVALGVFGTLTSEEVVEYGTTALAEAAKPALGDAGYVLMVVTALFSTTGAVNAGLYPSIGMTRHLASVGQFPPVFGRSMGPFPVGLVVMAVLASVLVAGFDLNKIASIGSAVALLVFSAVSVAHLRLFRTTGANAVVLVIGLLATLGTFVVFCTTTLAAEPATAIALVVIIVLSIAVDLGWKAAARRRGAAV, encoded by the coding sequence ATGGCCGATCGCCCGGCCGGGGCATCCACGACGCCGGATGCGCCGCCCCGCAAGCACATGACGGTGCTGCAGGCGACGTTCATCGGCGTCGGCTCGATGGTGGGTGCCGGCATCTTCGCGCTCCTCGGCGCCGCCGGCGCCGTCGCCGGCTCCGCGGTGTGGCTGTCGTTCCTGATCGCCGGGATCATCGCCGGCCTGCAGGGATACTCGTTCGCCAAGCTCGGCGCCGCATATCCGTCGGGCGGCGGGATCCTCACCTTCCTCTCACGCGGCTTCGGTGAGGGCCATCTCGCCGGCATCGGGTCGTGGCTGTTCTTCGTCGCCGGTGCGATCGTCGTCGCGATGATCGCGAGTTCCTTCGGCGGCTACGCGAGCTCCATCGTCGCTGACGGCGATGCGACGTGGGCGAAGATCCTCGCGGTGGCCCTCATCGTGGTCATGAGCGGGCTGAACACGATCGGATCGACTGCGGTGGCCCGAGTCCAGTCCGTGATCGTGGTCGTCGTGCTCGCGATCCTGGTCCTGTTCGCCGCCGTCACGATCGCGAACCTCGACCCGGCGCTGCTCGCACCGGCCGGCTACCCGGATCCCCGGCAGATCATCTCGAGCGTCGCCCTCACCTTCTTCGCCTTCCTCGGTTTCGGCGTCATCACGTTCACGGCGAAGGATCTCGCGAAGCCCGCGCGGGAACTGCCGATCGCGATCTACTCGGCACTGGCGGTGGCGACCGCGGTCTATGTCGCGGTCGCGCTCGGCGTCTTCGGCACCCTCACCTCCGAGGAGGTCGTCGAGTACGGGACGACCGCGTTGGCCGAGGCGGCCAAACCGGCGCTCGGCGACGCCGGATACGTGCTGATGGTGGTCACGGCGCTGTTCTCCACGACGGGCGCGGTGAACGCCGGTCTGTATCCATCGATCGGGATGACCCGGCACCTCGCGTCGGTGGGGCAGTTCCCGCCCGTGTTCGGTCGATCCATGGGGCCGTTCCCCGTGGGCCTCGTCGTCATGGCGGTGCTCGCGAGCGTGCTCGTCGCCGGCTTCGACCTGAACAAGATCGCCTCGATCGGCAGTGCCGTCGCCCTGCTGGTCTTCTCGGCCGTGTCGGTCGCGCACCTCCGGCTGTTCCGCACGACCGGCGCGAACGCCGTCGTGCTGGTCATCGGATTGCTCGCGACGCTCGGCACCTTCGTCGTCTTCTGCACGACCACGCTCGCCGCGGAGCCGGCGACCGCGATCGCCCTCGTCGTGATCATCGTGCTCTCGATCGCCGTGGACCTCGGCTGGAAGGCCGCGGCGCGGCGTCGCGGGGCGGCCGTCTGA
- a CDS encoding DUF892 family protein, translated as MVQQTLTTAEELLHYQLRSALTMENDSLAALGELASAAKSPEIKQLFRHHADETKEQIANLQQVFKLLDYKETTAPSPSTKGISKQAASLLERSAPKLRDQVALASALGNEHYEISAYEGLILPATALGLVDAVSLLQANLDQEVHTSEELKTTLQSLVA; from the coding sequence ATGGTCCAGCAGACGCTCACGACTGCGGAAGAACTCCTCCACTACCAGCTGCGCAGCGCACTGACGATGGAGAACGACTCGCTCGCCGCGCTCGGCGAGCTCGCCAGCGCCGCCAAGAGCCCCGAGATCAAGCAGCTCTTCCGTCACCACGCGGACGAGACAAAGGAGCAGATCGCGAACCTGCAGCAGGTGTTCAAGCTGCTCGACTACAAGGAGACGACGGCGCCCTCGCCGAGCACGAAGGGCATCTCGAAGCAGGCCGCGTCGCTCCTGGAGCGCAGCGCTCCGAAGCTCCGCGACCAGGTGGCGCTCGCGAGCGCCCTCGGCAACGAGCACTACGAGATCTCGGCGTACGAGGGACTCATCCTGCCGGCGACCGCGCTCGGCCTCGTCGACGCGGTGTCGCTCCTCCAGGCGAACCTCGACCAGGAGGTCCACACGAGCGAGGAGCTGAAGACGACGCTGCAGTCGCTCGTCGCCTGA
- a CDS encoding beta-phosphoglucomutase family hydrolase, protein MTHSPTIDPAEVDLSGIRGWLFDLDGVLTPTATVHMHAWARLFTPFLAARGAEPYTDADYFAYIDGKPRYDGVRSLLASRGIHLPEGGVTDAPAEDTVHGLGNRKNQAFNATLAEEGVAAYPASVAFLDAVQAAGCLVAVVSSSKNAPAVLEAAGLADRFEVVVDGQVAARDGLPGKPFPDTFVRAADLLRLPVEACAVVEDAESGVRAGAAADFGLVVGVDRGVGRDTLARLGAEVVVDELDELIPAVERAASAPAAPAAPAESNESNEPTREDQA, encoded by the coding sequence GTGACCCATTCCCCCACCATCGACCCGGCCGAGGTCGACCTCTCCGGTATCCGCGGCTGGCTGTTCGATCTCGACGGCGTGCTCACGCCGACGGCGACGGTGCACATGCACGCGTGGGCGCGACTGTTCACGCCGTTCCTCGCCGCGCGCGGTGCCGAGCCGTACACCGACGCCGACTATTTCGCGTACATCGACGGCAAGCCGCGCTACGACGGCGTGCGGTCGCTGCTGGCGAGTCGGGGCATCCATCTGCCCGAGGGCGGCGTCACCGACGCGCCCGCCGAAGACACGGTCCACGGCCTCGGCAACCGCAAGAACCAGGCCTTCAACGCCACCCTCGCCGAGGAGGGTGTCGCCGCCTATCCGGCGTCCGTCGCGTTCCTCGACGCGGTGCAGGCGGCCGGATGCCTCGTCGCCGTGGTCTCCAGCTCGAAGAACGCCCCGGCCGTACTCGAGGCCGCCGGACTGGCCGACCGGTTCGAGGTCGTCGTCGACGGTCAGGTCGCCGCGCGCGATGGTCTGCCGGGCAAGCCGTTCCCCGATACGTTCGTGCGCGCCGCAGATCTGCTGCGCCTGCCGGTCGAGGCGTGCGCGGTCGTCGAAGATGCCGAGTCGGGCGTCCGGGCGGGCGCCGCGGCGGACTTCGGACTCGTCGTCGGCGTCGACCGGGGTGTCGGCCGCGACACGCTCGCGCGGCTCGGCGCCGAGGTCGTCGTCGACGAGCTCGACGAGCTCATCCCGGCCGTCGAGCGCGCGGCATCCGCACCCGCCGCACCGGCTGCACCCGCCGAATCCAACGAATCGAACGAACCCACCCGAGAGGACCAGGCATGA
- a CDS encoding M20/M25/M40 family metallo-hydrolase has product MTDVQPDTAGTRAQAGDLMPEVLERLDGLVRIPSVAFPGFDPEPVHRMGREVVALFEAAGATGVELLDVPDGYPCVYADLPGPHGSPTVLLYAHYDVQPAPESQGWTSPPFEPTTKDDGRIYGRGAADDKSGLVIHYGTLKLLGPDRPCRVKLLVEGEEETISHLEAFVEANPERFAADAYVIADIGPQEVGKPGLTTALRGDVACTITVRSLAAPVHSGLFGGAAPDAMTAMIRILDTLHDEHGDTVVPGVDSGTWDGAEMDEQVYRDGSSILPGVEFLGTGSLSDRLWAKPSVTVLGMDVPTTAEASNVLLPEVTAKLSLRIAPGSDGEQQLEALMTHLRSQRPWNVEVDVERVKVGHAFAVDASHPAIVAAEEAMREVYGSEVERIGSGASIPLVASLQKVSPGAAIVLWGAEDTAKARIHASDESVDPEEIERMIAAQTVFIRKLAAASAG; this is encoded by the coding sequence ATGACCGACGTGCAGCCCGACACCGCCGGCACGCGTGCGCAGGCCGGCGACCTGATGCCCGAGGTCCTGGAGCGACTGGACGGACTCGTGCGGATCCCGTCCGTCGCGTTCCCCGGGTTCGATCCCGAACCCGTGCACCGGATGGGCCGGGAGGTCGTCGCGCTCTTCGAGGCGGCGGGCGCGACGGGCGTCGAGCTCCTCGACGTCCCCGACGGCTACCCCTGCGTGTACGCGGACCTGCCCGGTCCGCACGGCTCGCCGACAGTCCTGCTCTACGCGCACTACGACGTGCAGCCGGCGCCCGAGAGCCAGGGCTGGACGAGCCCGCCGTTCGAGCCCACGACGAAGGACGACGGTCGGATCTACGGGCGGGGCGCCGCCGACGACAAATCGGGGCTGGTCATCCACTACGGCACGCTCAAGCTGCTGGGTCCCGACCGGCCCTGCCGCGTCAAACTGCTCGTGGAAGGCGAGGAGGAGACGATCTCGCATCTCGAGGCCTTCGTCGAGGCGAACCCCGAGCGCTTCGCCGCCGACGCGTACGTCATCGCGGACATCGGCCCGCAGGAGGTCGGCAAGCCTGGGCTGACGACGGCGCTCCGCGGCGATGTCGCGTGCACCATCACGGTCCGCTCGCTCGCCGCGCCGGTGCATTCCGGGCTCTTCGGAGGCGCCGCACCCGATGCGATGACGGCCATGATCCGCATCCTCGACACACTGCACGACGAGCACGGCGACACCGTCGTGCCCGGGGTCGACTCCGGCACCTGGGACGGCGCCGAGATGGACGAGCAGGTGTACCGCGACGGCTCGTCGATCCTGCCCGGCGTGGAGTTCCTCGGCACCGGGTCGCTCTCGGACCGGCTCTGGGCGAAGCCGTCGGTGACGGTGCTCGGCATGGATGTGCCGACCACGGCAGAGGCGTCGAACGTGCTCCTGCCCGAGGTCACGGCCAAGCTCTCGCTGCGCATCGCGCCGGGCTCCGACGGCGAGCAGCAGCTCGAGGCGCTGATGACGCACCTGCGGTCGCAGCGGCCCTGGAATGTGGAGGTCGACGTCGAGCGGGTGAAGGTCGGCCACGCGTTCGCGGTGGATGCCTCGCATCCCGCGATCGTCGCCGCAGAGGAAGCCATGCGCGAGGTGTACGGCAGCGAGGTCGAGCGGATCGGCAGCGGGGCCTCCATCCCGCTCGTGGCGTCGCTGCAGAAGGTCTCGCCCGGGGCCGCCATCGTGCTCTGGGGCGCCGAGGACACGGCGAAGGCGCGCATCCACGCGTCGGACGAGTCCGTGGACCCGGAGGAGATCGAACGCATGATCGCCGCGCAGACCGTGTTCATCCGCAAGCTCGCCGCGGCCTCGGCCGGGTAG